The following nucleotide sequence is from Arvicola amphibius chromosome 1, mArvAmp1.2, whole genome shotgun sequence.
TATCGGGGCGGTAAACTTTGACAATGCTTTATTAAACTGTTTAAATTCCTCTAGATGCTGATATAAAGTATTCAATCATTGATGGATATGatgaagcacacctttaatcacagaacacaggaggcagaaggatgctgATTTCTAGGAGACTGGGGTCAGCTGGAtcttcatgagttccaggccacccacaagtccatagtgagaccttgtccatTTCTAATATTGTGATTTCTAGTGTTACTATGTTTATGacatatgtgtgtaggtgcatgcatgctgtggcacttATGCAATTGACAGAGGATATTTTTCATGTGTTGCTACCCTCTCCCTTTCACTGTGGAATCTGAGGATTGTACTCAAGTTGTCAGTCTTGAGAGATGTCTGTTTACCCAGTgcaccatctcactggccctagaCATTAAGAATCCATGtgttttttaataatgaaataattcctGGCAGTAGtacaaagatattttaatatcttgACAACCTCTCTACATTATCTTCACTACAGGGCATCCCCTGATtcccaaaaacactgatgaagaACAGGACAGAGGCAACAGAGTTCATTCTCCTAGGGCTAACCAATGCCCCAGAACTGCAGATCCCATTGTTTATCATAATCAGCCTTATCTATTTCATCAATGTGGTTGGAAACTTAGGAATGATTGTGCTGATTCTCTGGGACTCTCGactccacactcccatgtactGCTTCCTTGCCAACCTCTCCCTGGTAGACATCTTTTACTCCTCAGCTGTCACTCCAACTGTTGTTGCTGGACttcttaaaggaaagaaaaatgtttcttacAATGCTTGTGTTGCTCAGATGTTCATATTTGCAGCCTTTGTCACCACAGAAGATTTCCTTTTGGCTGCAATGGCCTTTGATCGCTATGCCGCAGTGTGCAAACCCCTCCACTACACCACCACAATGACTCcaactgtgtgtatatgtctgacCATGGTGTGCTATGTTGGTGGTTTCCTGAATTCCTCCATCCACACTGGGGACACATTCAGGCTCTCCTTCTGTGGGTCCAATGTGGTTCATCactttttctgtgatgttccAGCAGTCATGGTTCTCTCCTGCTCTGATAGACGTGTCAGCGAGATGGTGCTTGTATATGGGGCAAGTTTTGTTATCTGTTCTGCACTCTTCCTGATCTTAGTATCCTACACATTCATCTTCATCACCATCTTCAAGATGCGCTCAGCTGCAGGATACCAAAAAGCTATGTCCACCTGTGTTTCTCACTTCACAGCCGTCTCCATTTTCTATGGGACACTTATTTTCATGTACTTACAGCCCAGCTCCAGCCACTCCATGGACACCGACAAAACTGTGTCTGTGTTCTACACCATGGTCATTCCCATGCTGAATCCTCTAGTCTATAGCCTGAGGAACAAAGAGGTGAAAAATGCATTCAAGAAAGTTGTAGAGAAGACAAAATATTCCCTAGGCTTTTGAGCTTACAGCTTCAGGGCTCTCAGGTCTTCTCCAGATACCTAGTGACATATCCAGTCTACCCTGATGTTAAGTAGAATACCCTTCTCCtttcaaatatgttcataacTTAGAAAAGGGAAGCATTGATGTAAATGCAATACCTGCTTTAGAACGGCTAAAGGGAATTTTAATATATGTGGGCTATATTTTTCTAAACACTCATAGATCATAGTGTtcatttatcatttctatat
It contains:
- the LOC119823429 gene encoding olfactory receptor 5B3-like; translated protein: MKNRTEATEFILLGLTNAPELQIPLFIIISLIYFINVVGNLGMIVLILWDSRLHTPMYCFLANLSLVDIFYSSAVTPTVVAGLLKGKKNVSYNACVAQMFIFAAFVTTEDFLLAAMAFDRYAAVCKPLHYTTTMTPTVCICLTMVCYVGGFLNSSIHTGDTFRLSFCGSNVVHHFFCDVPAVMVLSCSDRRVSEMVLVYGASFVICSALFLILVSYTFIFITIFKMRSAAGYQKAMSTCVSHFTAVSIFYGTLIFMYLQPSSSHSMDTDKTVSVFYTMVIPMLNPLVYSLRNKEVKNAFKKVVEKTKYSLGF